In the genome of Arachis hypogaea cultivar Tifrunner chromosome 9, arahy.Tifrunner.gnm2.J5K5, whole genome shotgun sequence, the window AGATTCAGACTCTTCAGGCCGAGATAAGGGATAATGACAAGACAAAAGGTGAGATGATTGCCCGTATTCATGAGCTGGAGGATCAAGGTATAGAAATGTTTACCTCGGGGTTTGATCGAGCTGTTTCTCAGGTGTCGCTGTTTGTTCCCGGGTTTGATATTCGTCAATTTGATGTGACGAAGATAGTTATTAATGGAGAGTTAGTTCAAGATGAGGCTGGCGATGATCATGATGAGAATGTTCCACCGCCTATTTGATATCTTGGTAGAAAGTAGTTTggatttgtattttgttttttgaaaaacttgtcaGTTTTTGTTCCAACGTTAATGATTGATTGTCTGAACTATGGTTTCGGAATGGCTTTGCTATGTTATGCTATATGATTCCAACGTTTATACCTTGTTGGTTCGTAATATGTTTAGAATATGACTGCATAGTATAGTAAATGTATGCTTTTATTCATATGTAATTGTTCCTCATGTTTGAGGTTTGCAGGATggtcggcctcgttaaaacctacCCGAGTAAACCCTCCTTAGGGAAAAACCTCGTGGctaggaaaaagagtacctggCCATCCTGCTTCTTACAACATCATGATTAGCTATAGTAGTATTTAAGTGACGAAATATTCCATGTATTTGGTAAGGCTGTTCCGTTCAATGTCTCTAAGCAGTAGGCACCTCTTCCGATTACTTTGGCGATCCGAAAAGGTCCTTCCCATGTTGCTGCTAACTTTCCATGGCCTGGTGACTTCCGAATATTTTCTAGTTGTCTGAGCACTAGGTCTCCTTGTTTAAGGATCCTTGGTTTTACTTTCTTGTCGTACTGACGCTTCATAGCTAGTTGCATTGACTTTTGTCTTAGCTCTGTGTAATTGCGTTCTTCCTCAACGACGTCAATTTCGGCACGCCGAGATTGTTCATTGGCACTCTCATTGAAGTGTTCGGTCCTGGTCGAGCCTTGGCTGATTTCCAAAGGGATTACGCACTCTGttccgtacactaagcggaaAGGGCTTTCTTTTGTCGTGGTTTGAGGAGTTGTGTTATAACTCCACAGTATTTCTGGTATAAGTTCGGCCCAGCGACCTTTATCCTCGGTCAATTTTTTCTTAAGGGTCTGCAAAATCACTTTATTAGCTGCCTCTGTGAGCCCATTGGTATGTGGGTGCTCGACAGAGGAAAAATGGTGTCTTATATTCATGTTAGTTAAGAACGAggtgattttttttatcattaaattgcCTGCCGTTATCGGAAATAATTTCTCTTGGTAAACTACATCTACAAATAATAAATTTCCAAATAAATTTTTGTACCTTGTCCGAGGTGATTTTTCCAAGTGGTTATGCTtatatccactttgtgaagtaatcaatAGCCACCAAAAGGAACTTTACCTGGCCTGGCGATGTTGGGAATGGTCCGAGGATGTCCATGCCCCACTTGTGGAATGGCCAGCTGGCGTCGGACATATGCAACGTCTCGGCTGGACTGTGTATTAGTGGCGAGCATTTTTGACACGAATCGCATTTTCAAACCTTGTTCGTGCAGTCCGACCTTAAGGTCGGCCAATAGTAGTCTGGGCGCAAGATTTTTGCTGTCAGGCTTCTGCCTCCGATATGGTGTCCGCAAATACCTTCATGGACTTCGTCGACTGCTGCTCTTGCGTCATCTCCTGCGAGGCATTTAAGTAGTGGTTGGAAAAAACCACGTCTGTATATATGATCTCCTATTAGGGTGTAATTGGTTGCTTTTCTTTTGAAAGATGTCGGATTGCCTTCTGGCACTACTCCTGTCTTTAGGTATTGTATTATGGGGGTTCGCCAATCTCCTTCCCGTGACACATATAAAACATACTGCATATCTAGGCTAGATTTCGTTAGTGTGAGATGTACCAGATTTTCTAAGTGTTTGTCATCTCTATATGTTGCTAGCTTTGATAGTATATCTGCTCTGCTATTTTGTTCTCGGGGTATATTCGTTATTTCAAATGTTTGAAAACTTTTTATCATGTTTTTAGTAATATGTAAGTATTCTTCCAAGAGGGGATCTTTAGTTTGGAAGTTACCGGTTACCTGTTGTACTACGAGTAAGGAATCACAATATACTTGCAAGCTTGGCACTTGAATTTCTTTTGCGAGTCTTAGTCCCGCTAATAACGCCTCATACTCGGCTTGGTTGTTTGTTGCCTGGAacagaaattttattgattgctCGGCGTATACCCCTGTTTTGTATTTTAGCAGTATTCCTGCTCCGCATCCGTTGTCATTGGATGCTCCATCTACATATAATTCCCATGGCTCGGCTTCCTCTACTTCATTGGTGAATTCGGAGATAAAATCGGCCAGGGCTTGGGCCCTGGGGGATCCTATGGACTGATAAGTAATGTCGAATTCTGAGAGTTTGACCGACCATTTTGTGAGTCTTCCTGCTAGGTCAGGTTTTGCTAGGATTTGTCGAAGCGGTTGATTGATTCAAACTATAATTCGGTATCCTTGAAAATAATGTCGTAGCCTCCGATCTGTGGCAATTAGTCCAAATGCTAATTTCTCTATCATTGGGTATATCGTCTCATCACCCTATAGGACTTTACTTACAAAGTATATTGGGTGTTGTTCTTTTTCGTTATCTGTTACAAGTACCGAACTGATTGTGTTAGTTGAAATTGAAAGGAATAGATGTAAAGGCTTACCTTGTTCCGGCTTTTTCAATATGGGTGGTGACCCTAAggcatttttgaattttgtgaaaGCTTCTTCACATTCCTCTATCTAGATGAATTGATCGGACTTTTTTAAGGTGTTGAAGAAGTGATATGATTTTTCTGCTGCTGCTGGCAAGAAGCAGGAAAGAGCTGCTAACTGACCTGTTAGCTGTTGGACCTCTTTCTTATTCCAAGGAGATTGCATGTTGATTACTGCGAGACAGGGTTTGCCTCTATCCCCCTGTTGGTTAATAGGAAGCCGAGGAACTTTCCTTATTGTACTCCGAAGGCGCACTTTTCTGGATTCAATCCCATATTGTGTTTTCTGAGCTGTTCGAATACCTCGGTCAGGTCGTCCTTGTGCTGTTCCTCTGAGGTTGACTTTACTACCATGTCGTCTACATATATTTCAATGTTTCTTCCGATCTGTTCTTTGAACACTTTGTCCATTAGCTGTTGATATGTTGCCCCCGCGTTTTTTAGCCCAAAGAGCATGACTTTGTAACAGAAGTTCCCTTGATCGGTGACGaatgtttttttttcttcgtCTCCCGGATGCATgagaatttgattataacctgagtaGGTATCCATGAAGCTAAGTACTAGGAAACCTGAGGTGTCATCTACTAGCCTGTCTATGTTGGGCAGTGGGTAACCCTCTTTGTGGCATGATTTGTCTAAGTCGGTAAAGTCTACGCACATGCGCCACTTTTCCGAGCTTTTTCACACCATTATGACGTTTGCTAGCCATGCTGAAAATTGTAGTTCCCGGATAAACCCTGCCTCCAGGAGCTTTATTGTTTCTGCCTCGGCTGCCTTTCTCCTTTAGTCTCcaaagtttcttttcttttgtcgTATAAGTCGGGTATTGGGGTTGACTGCCAACCTATGGCAGATAAAATTGGGGTCGATACCAGGCATGTTCGCCGGTCTCCATGCAAAAAGGTCGGCGTTTGTCTTTAGTATTGTGATAATGTCGTCCTTCTGTCCTGCAATGAATGCGGATCCTATGTTAGTGAATTGTTCTTCCTGACCTAATTGTACCTTTTCAAGGTCATCCGTTGGCGTGGGACGACTTTCGTCACTTCGAGGGTCCAGTTCGGCCAGAGTTGGTATATTTTTCGAGTTGTACACCGTGTGTATCCGAGGTGTTTCTTCCTTCTTGACTGCTTTGAGGCTTGCATTGTAGCATTGTCTTGCCTCCTTGTGGTCGACGTATACCATCCCTACTGCGTTATCCTACAAAGAAAATTTCACACAAAGATGAATTGTTgaaacaatggctccaaaggcgTTCAGTGATGGATGCCCTAGGATGATATTATAAAGGCTGGGGCAATCAACCACTAGGAATTGAATGTATAGTGTTTTATTGTTTGTAGATTCTCCAATTGTTGTTCTCAGCCAAATATACCCTGATACCGATACCTTTTCTCCAGAGAACCCTACCAATTCTCTGGCTGACGGTTGTAGTGCGTTGTCGCTGAAGTGCATCTTTTTGAAGGTTAAGTAGAACAAGACATCGGCACTGCTTCTTGGATCGAGCAGgaccttttttattattaactctCCCATGTGGAATGAGATGACAACAGGGTCGTCTTAGTTCGGGCAGGTTGTTTTGAAATCGGAACCGACGTCTGTCGTATTGGACGAGATCCTTCCATCGTCATCATTGCTTGGTATCTTCTTTTCCTTACTGAAGTGGTATTTTTGCCGCCAGCGAAGCCTCCTGAAATGTAATTGATTATCCCCTTGGATGGGGGTGTTACGACTTCTTTTTGCTTGTTTTCTCTTTCTGCTTCTCTTTCTGTGTCGTGTTGCTTTCTTGACGAGATATATTTGTCTAAAAGCCCTTGTCTTGCCAACCTTTCAAGCAGATCTTTTGCCACCACACACTCGTTTGTTGTATGATCGAACTTTTGATGGAAAGCATAGTGTTTGCTTCGATCCACATACTTTTGATCTTGGTATGACCCTGATCTGATAGGTGGTTTGATCAGTTTGTTGTGCAGAATTTCCTTGATTATGTCCTCCctttttgtgttgaattttgtGTACGAGTCGAACTTCGGTGCTAGTTTGAATGGTTTTTGGGGGTCTTTACTTGTAGGTCGGTGTGgcctttcctcttcttttttggtTGGCCTTTTGCTTCTTCTGGCCACCCTGAGCTCTTCAAATTCAATTCGACCCTGGGCTTTTTCTCGAAACTCCTCCAGCGTTTTCGGTTTTGCCACTAATATCGCTTCCTGAAATTTTTCGGGACAGAGTCCGCTTTTGATGGCGTGTAGCTGCACTTCGGAGTTAAGATCGGGGATTTGCATAGCTACTTATGTGAACCGCATCATGTACTCCTTTAAGCTTTCATGCTGTTCCTGTTTGATCGTGCTGAGATAGTTCGAGTCTCGCACGTAGATTTTGGATGCTGCAAAATGATTTATAAATAATTTGGCAAACTCTTCAAAGCTTGATATAGATCCTGCAGGTAAGTTAGAAAACCATAATAAAACAGCTCCATCTAAGAAGGTTGAAAAAGATCGGCACAAGATGGGATCGAAGTCACTATTGAGAAACATCTGTTGGCGTGGGACGACTGTCGTCACTTCGAGGGTCCAGTTCGGCCAGAGTTggtattttttttctagttgtacaCCGTGTGTATCCGAGGTATTTCTTCCTTCTTGACTGCTTTGAGGCTTGCGTTGTAGCATTGTCTTGCCTCATTGTGGTCGAAATATACCGTCCCTACTGCGTTATCCTGCAAAGAAAATTTCACACAAAGATGAATTGTTgaaacaatggctccaaaggcgTTCAGTGATGGACGCCCTAGGATGATATTATAAGGGCTGGGGCAATCAACCACTAGGAATTGAATGTATAGTATTTTATTGTTTGGAGATTCTCCAATTGTTGTTCTCAGCCAAATATACCCTGATACCGATACCTTTTCTCCAGAGAACCCTACCAATTCTCCGGGTGACGATTGTAGTACGTTGTCGCTGAAGTGCATCTTTTTGAAGGTTGAGTAGAACAAGACATCGGCGCCACTTCCTGGATCGAGCAGgaccttttttattattaactctCCCATGTGGACTGAGATGACAACAGGGTCGTCTAAGTTTGGGCAGGTTGTTTTGAAATCGGCCGCGCTGAAGTCGATGTGGGAGGTCAGAACCGACGTTTGTCGTACCGGACGAGATCCTTCCATCGTCATCATTGCTCGGTAGCTTCTTTTCCTTGCTGAAGTGGTATTTTTGCCACTAGCGAAGCCTCCTGAAATGTAATTGATTATCCCCTTGGATGGGGGTGTTACGACTTCTTTCTGTGTCGTGTTGCTTTCTTGACGAGATATATTTGTCTAAAAGTCCTTGTCTTGCCAACCTTTCAAGCAGATCTTTTGCCACCACACACTCGTCTGTTGTATGACCGAACTTTTGATGGAAAGCACAGTGCTTGCTTCGATCCACATACTTTTGATCTTGGTATGACCTTGCTCTGATAGGTGGTTTGATCAGTTTGTTGTGCAGAATTTCCTTGATTATGTCCTCCctttttgtgttgaattttgtGTACGAGTCGAACTTCGGCGCTAGTTTGAATAGTTTTCGGGGGTCTTTACTTGTAGGTCGGTGTGgcctttcctcttcttttttggtCGGCCTTTTGTTTCTTCTGGCCTCCCTGAGCTCTTCAATTTCAATTTGACCCTGGGCTTTTTCTCGGAACTCCTCCAGCGTTTTCGATTTTGCCACTTCTATTGCTTCATGGAATTTTCCGGTACAGAGTTCGCTTTTGATGGCATGTAGCTGCACTTCGGAGTTAAGATCGGGGATTTGCATAGCTGCTTCTGTGAACCGCATCATGTACTCCTTTAAGCTTTCATGTTGTTCCTGTTTGATCGTGCTAAGATAGTTCGAGTCTCGCACGTAGATTTTGGATGCtgcaaaataatttataaatagttTGGCAAACTCTTCAAAGCTTGATATAGATCCTGCAGGTAAGTTAGAAAACCATAATAAAGCAGCTCCATCTAAGAAGGTTGGAAAAGATCGGCACAAGATGGGATCGAAGTCACTATTGAGAAACATCATTGATTCAAATTTTTCAAAGTCACTATTGGGACGACTGTCGTCACTTCGAGGGTCCAGTTCGGCCAGAGTTGGTATATTTTTCGAGTTGTACACCGTGTGTATCCGAGGTGTTTCTTCCTTCTTGACTACTTTGAAGTTTGCGTTGTAGCATTGTCTTGCCTCCTTGTGGTCGACGTATATCGTCCCTACTGCGTTATCCTTCAAAGAAAATTTCACACAAAGATGAATTGTTGAAACAATGGCTTCAAAGGCGTTTAGTGATGGACGCCCTAGGATGATATTATAAGGGCTGGGGCAATCAACCACTAGGAATTGAATGTATAGTGTTTTATTGTTTGGAGATTCTCCAATTGTTGTTCTCAGCCAAATATACCTGATACCGATACCTTTTCTCCAGAGAACCCTACCAATTCTCTGGGTGACGATTGTAGTGCGTTGTCGTTGAAGTGCATCTTTTTGAAGGTTGAGTAGAACAAGACATCGGCACTGCTTCTTGGATCGAGCAGgaccttttttattattaactctCCCATGTGGACTGAGATGACAACAGGGTCGTCTAAGTTCGGGCAGGTTGTTTTGAAATCGGCCGCGCTGAAGTCGATGCGGGAGGTCGGAACCGACGTTTGTCGTACCGGACGAGATCCTTCCATCGTCATCATTGCTCGGTAGCTTCTTTTCCTTGCTGAAGTGATATTTTCGCCGCCAGTGAAGCTTCCTGAAATGTAATTGATTATCCCCTTGGATGGGGGTGCTACGACTTGTttttgcttgctttctctttctactTCTCTTTCTGTGTCGTGTTGCTTTCTTGATGAGATATATTTGTCTAAAAGTCCTTGTCTCGCCAACCTTTTCAAGCAGATCTTTTGCCACCACACACTCGTCTGTTGTATGACCGAACTTTTGATGGAAAGCACAGTGCTTGCTTCGATCCACATACTTTTGATCTTGGTATGACCCTGCTCTGATAGGTGGTTTGATCAGTTTGTTGTGCAGAATTTCCTTGATTATATCCTCCCTTTTTGTGTTGAATTTTATGTACGAGTCGAACTTCGGCGCTAGTTTGAATGGTTTCCGGGGGTCTTTACTTGTAGGCCGGTGTGgcctttcctcttcttttttggtCGACCTTTTGCTTCTTCTGGCCTCCCTGATCTCTTCAATTTCAATTTGACCCTGGGCTTTTTCTCGGAACTCCTCCAGCGTTTCTGATTTTGCCACTGCTATTGCTTCCTGGAATTTTTCGAGACAGAGTCCGCTTTTGATGGCGTGTAGCTGCACTTCGGGGTTAAGATCAGAGATTTGCATAGCTGCTTCTGTGAACCGCATCATGTACTCTTTTAAGCTTTCATATTGTTCCTGTTTGATCGTGCTGAGATAGTTCGAGTCTCGCATGTAGATTTTGgatgcttggtgcacgaaattgtgatcaatacttttcacaactcaaataatccccggtgatgaaaccaaaaacttggtgttcaacaccatggcataaacacaacttcgcacaactaaccagcaagtgtactgggtcgtccaagtaataaaccttacgcgagtaagggtcgatcccacagagattgttggtatgaagcaagctatggtaaccttgtaaatctcagtcaggcaaactcaaatgggtatggtgataaacgcataaaacataaagataaagatagagatacttatgtaattcattggcaggaacttcagataagcgtatgaagatgccttcccttccgtctctctgctttcctactgtcttcatccaatccttcttactcctttccatggcaagcttaagcaagggtttcaccgttgtcagtggctacctcccatcctctcagtggaaatgttcaacgcaccctgtcacggcacggctatccatctgtcaattctcgatcaggccagaatagaatccagtgattctttttcgtctgtcactaacgccccgccttcaggagtttgaagcacgtcacagtcattcaatcattgaatcctactcagaataccacagacaaggttagaccttccggattctcttgaatgccgccatcagttctagcctataccacgaagactctgatcacacggaatggctggctcgtttgtcaggcgagcactcggttgtcaggcgatcaaccatgcatcgtgtatcaggaatccaagagatattcacccaatcgaaggtagaacggaggtggttgtcagtcacacgttcataggtgagaatgatgatgagtgtcacggatcatcacattcatcaagttgaagaacaagtgatatcttagaacaagaacaagcggaattgaatagaagaacaatagtaattgcattaatgctcgaggtacagcagagctccacaccttaatctatggtgtgtagaaactctaccgttgaaaatacataagaacaagagtgatcattggcttcggtcccagagagggaaccagaagaaccaagatgaaaatacaatagtataatgtcctacttatagaaaactagtagcctagggtgtacagagatgagtaaatgacataaaaatccacttccgggcccacttggtgtgtgcttgggctgagcaatgaagcattttcgtgtagagactcctcttggagttaaacgccagctttggtgccagtttgggcgtttaactcccattcttgtgccagttccggcatttaacgctagaattcctgagggtgactttgaacgccggtttgggccatcaaatcttgggcaaagtatggactatcatatatttctggaaagcccaggatgtctactttccaacaccgttgagagcgcgccaattgggcttctgtagctccagaaaatccaatttgagtgcagggaggtcagaatccaacaacatctacagtcctttttagtctctgaatcagatttttgctcggatccctcaatttcagccagaaaatacctgaaatcacagaaaaacacacaaactcatagtaaagtccagaaaagtgaattttaactaaaaactaataaaaatatactaaaaaccaactagatcatactaaaaacatactaaaaataatgccaaaaagcgtacaaattatccgctcatcacaacaccaaacttaaattgttgcttgtcctcaagcaactgaaaatcaaataagaataaaagaagagaatatgcaatgaattccaaaaacatctatgaagatcagtattaattagatgagcggggctttcagctttttgcctctgaatagttttggcatctcactctatcctttgaaattcagaatgattggcttctttaggaactcagaatccagatagtgttattgattctcctagttaagtatgatgattcttgaacacagctacttattgagtcttggctgtggcccaaagcactctgtcttccagtattaccaccggatacatacatgccacagacacataattgggtgaaccttttcagattgtgactcagctttgctaaagtccccaattagaggtgtccagggttcttaagcacactctttttgccttggatcaaaactttttattatcctttttttttcttttctcttttttttttgtttcttttctccccttttttttcgttttttttttgaatcactacttttttcttgcttcaagaatcattttaatgatttttcagatcctcagtaacatgtctcctttttcattattctttcaagagccaacattcatgaaccacaaattcaaaagacatatgcactgtttaagcatacattcagagaacaaaaatattgccaccacatcaaaataattaaactgttataaaattcaaaattcatgcaattcttctctttttcaattaagaacatttttatttaagagaggtgatggattcataggacattcataactttaaggcatagacactaagacactaatgatcacaagacacaaacatagataaacataagcattaaaattcgaaaaaaaacaggaaataaagaacaaggaaatcaaagaacgggtccaccttagtgatggcggctctttcttcctcttgaagatcctatggagtgcttgagctcctcaatgtct includes:
- the LOC140175227 gene encoding uncharacterized protein: MTMEGSRPVRQTSVLTSHIDFSAADFKTTCPNLDDPVVISVHMGELIIKKVLLDPGSGADVLFYSTFKKMHFSDNVLQSSPGELVGFSGEKDNAVGTVYFDHNEARQCYNASLKAVKKEEIPRIHTVYN